From a region of the uncultured Desulfatiglans sp. genome:
- a CDS encoding exported hypothetical protein (Evidence 5 : Unknown function) produces the protein MRIFLYTLRVLSLTLVGRIPVSLHAARAQYHPCGAGPRLANIKEIKHLRGGVLQVAAQANMQIDAEISQKDHLRMETSVDPAPLLGQPEAQAKPFRIVLRV, from the coding sequence ATGAGGATTTTTCTTTACACGCTGCGCGTGCTCAGTCTCACCCTTGTGGGGCGGATCCCGGTTTCTCTACACGCTGCGCGTGCTCAGTACCACCCCTGCGGGGCGGGTCCCCGTTTGGCCAATATCAAGGAAATCAAGCATTTGCGCGGAGGCGTCCTGCAGGTCGCCGCACAAGCAAACATGCAGATTGACGCCGAGATTAGCCAAAAAGACCATTTACGGATGGAAACGAGTGTAGACCCGGCGCCTCTGTTGGGGCAACCTGAAGCCCAGGCGAAGCCGTTCCGGATTGTCCTCCGGGTCTGA
- a CDS encoding Regulatory protein, FmdB family has protein sequence MPIYEFYCPKCHMIFNFFSRTVDTEKRPACPRCRTPNLDRRMSVFAFSRNRPEEEDTPMPDLDEGKMEQAMEMLAREVDHVDEEDPRQAAALMRKLSDLTGLNLGPGMEEAIRRMEAGEDPDHIEAEMGDLLEQEDPFSFKEKAARIVRSLPPRVDETLYDL, from the coding sequence GTGCCGATCTATGAGTTTTACTGTCCCAAATGCCACATGATCTTCAACTTCTTCTCGCGAACCGTCGACACGGAGAAGCGCCCCGCCTGCCCCAGGTGCCGGACCCCGAACCTGGACCGGCGGATGTCCGTCTTCGCCTTTTCCCGCAATCGGCCGGAGGAAGAGGATACCCCCATGCCGGACCTCGATGAGGGCAAAATGGAACAGGCCATGGAAATGCTCGCCCGCGAAGTCGACCATGTGGATGAGGAGGATCCGCGCCAGGCTGCGGCTTTGATGCGAAAACTGAGCGACTTGACCGGCCTCAACCTCGGGCCGGGGATGGAAGAGGCCATCCGGCGCATGGAGGCGGGCGAAGACCCCGACCACATCGAGGCGGAGATGGGCGATCTTCTGGAGCAGGAAGACCCCTTTTCCTTCAAGGAAAAGGCCGCCCGGATCGTCCGGTCCCTCCCCCCCCGCGTGGACGAGACCCTTTACGATCTCTGA